The DNA sequence AATTTTTAGGCTCATTTGCTTTTCTTGGCCAGCAACCTATTCTGAGTAGTTTCATGGACAGCAAAGCTGTTGTTTCCATTTAGTTTTATGCAGTTTATTCATTGTGTGTATCGACCACCCCTTCTGTATGTTCCAGCAATTTTGTTTTCCCCAGAAACTGCCAGATGCCTTGAGGTTATGAGTGCTCCAGGCTTTAAGATATCTACCCAGTAATAGATGCCTCATGTAATTTACCACTCAAGAGACTAGAAATGTTTCGATTATTGTTGTTGTAATTGTATCTATGGAATGAAGCAGCAGAAATTGTGGGTCAGTCTCTGAATTCTGCAGATATTTATGAAGTGTTTGGTTTCCAAAAGCTACATTCTTTCTGGCAGTCAGTATGCCCTCAGGACCATGTCTGTACCACAGagtgattttctttccttggAGAACACAACCAAGAGAGCATCAGGATGGGAATTTCTGCTTTCAGCTAATAAATACTCCTCTGTGTCTCTGGCCTGATAatgtgcagtgctgtgccttCACCTGAAGTACGAAATTCTTTTATCAAAATGAAGATTTTACTTGTAATGCAGTCGCTGCCCTAAGAAAACTTTTCCGCTTGTGAATAATTCTGCCCCAAATTAGCAGTTTTCTGTAGGTTTACAGCATTATTTTCTCTAATGGTTGACATTTACAAAAACACAAGGCAAGAATAATGCACTATAACACAGGTATATTATCATTTATCCATACAGTCACACATGGCAcacattgatttttaaaaacaccataaaatttacttaaaattatttaaatatttacctttaatCCCGTGAGAGAGAAGACGTAGTTCTTGTCCTCAGTCAGGTCCTGCGTTTGTGTGTtaagcaatttttaaattgGGCAGCACAGTACTGCTTGCCCCTCCCTTTCCTTTTTATCTACATCCAGGTTGTTTCCACCTACCCAAAGTTCCTGTCTACCACATCCCCAAAAGATCTTACAAAATTTTTTGTTGACCTGGTCACTTTTCAGGTTTAGAGATTTCAAAAGGATAATGGAATTAAAATCTCAAGTCTGTTGTTGCACCACAATAGCCTACTGACAGGATAACAAAGCAAATTGCTGATTCCAAAAGTTTTCTGGTGTTGTGGAGATAACTGTTGtgttgtttaaaataaattactttttaaatggTTGCACAATACTTGGTTTTAGTTTCTGGActaagaatttattttatttatttaaatatatattgagGGTCTGTTTCTGCTCCCTGTGACTTCTGAGTTTCAAATGCAGAACCTCAGCATAAAACACTAAGTTTAGTGATTGAATTGGAGACTGGGAGCCCAGCTTCAGACTGAAGATCATTAGGAGCACAGACAGAGGCAAAACTGTGAAGGAGGACAAGGGATGGACACTCCACTGGTTGTGTTGGTGTAGAAATCTCATTGCAGTCATGGCTGGGAATAATTTGAGACAAACACTGCAAAACCCTGAGTTCCTTCACAGCAAGGAGGAGGGCAAGAATTGAAATAACCCTGCTGGGAGAGCTCAAGCAAAGTCAGAGAGAAACAAGAGAGGTAAACGTGGCACAAGAGCTGTCACTTTGAAGTCCCAGAAGAGAGACAGTGATGGAAGAAGAACAAGGTGGTGACAACTCTAAGACTCTAGAGGGCAGCGGAAGgtgcaggaaaggaaggaaattgtGCTGTTTGCTAAGCATTTTACTGCAAGCCTGATTACAGGAATACAATGGgtcaagaattttaaaaaatgtcaaaaatcAGTGTTGTGCAAGGCAGTGAAGAAATGCCAGAAATTAAACAAGTGCTAGTTTTAGTATGGTGAGCAAGTCCTCCAGAAATCTGGATAGGAGAAAAGTCAACTGAATGGTTAGGTGGTGAGAAAGCCCAAGCCAGGAGACTCCCAATTCCCAAAGATATATGCTATGAGCAAGGTAGTTGCCTTTGCTAGTCAAGATGTGAGGATGCCATCCAGAGTGAGAAAGGGAGATGGCAAGGCAGAGTGGCTTTtgacaagagagaaaaaaaatcacagacaTTAATTGAAAGGGGCAGCCAGTGATCAACCTCCTGCTTGGAGCAGGGCCATGAGTAGATAAGGTTAGCGATAGCCCTTCCAAGGATGAGGATTCCACAACAATTCCAGCACTGCTGGTCACCCTGGGAAAAGGTTGTTCCCTAATGTACAACTCACTTTTCATGTGTTGTGGCCGCTGCCACTCAGTAATGATATAGCACTGCCAAAAGGACATCAACCGTGTCATCTTTGCAACCATGCTTAAAATCatgaaggagagagaaaagttGACTCACATTTCCACTGACTTTAAAGGCCTGCGTTTATGTTCATGTTGTCATAGTTTTGTTCCTCCTTGGCCTTCCAGGTGtggcttttctctctttatTCCCAAGGCATATCAGGAAGTGCTTAAGAGGCTTATCTATGTGGACATGCTGCTCTTCCATGAGGTGAAGGAGGGCATGGCAGAATTGGACCTGCATGCACAGGGATACAGTGTCATGTTTCACAACTGAGACAAGCAGAAGGCATTTCTCTTGGGGCCCTATAAGGGTAGAATAAAGCATGTGCTTCATAATGCTTTTCCTGTGTTCCTTCCCATTTGGgaagcagagccagcagggacCCTGGGAACTGCTGACCAATTGAATGAAAAGAGAAGGAATGCAGGGACAGTCAGCAGTCTCTGCCAGGAAAGTGGAGTTCTGCTGTTTCCAGAAAATGTGTTTGTAGCAAGATGCTGTTGCTGTGTGCAAGTCCATTAAGAAACCTGGTCCTTTGCTGTCTGTTGTGAATTCATATAGTCAGGAGCATTCCCTACAAACATGCATGACTGATCGAGACACTCTCTTAGGAGAAAGAGCAGTGACAAGAGTAAATATGACCTGGGAGATTTACATTCATCTTCCAGAAAGTGCTTATGGCCATTAGTATTACTTGTATTAGCTTTAGACTTGGTTCTCCCATTTGATCTTGTCTCAAACCGGTGAATAAGTGGCAAagtaaaatgaaagcaaagcgGTACCGTGCTAAGCTGGAAATATTGTTGTGAGTGTTGTAAGGGTGAAAGTTTACAAAGGAGAAGGTTGTGAGGcacatttgttttattttcctagtTTTATAGTGTTGTTAAATATTTTCCAATTGCTGTGGGACAGATATTAGAAGTACATGTGTTAACACCTTTTCGAGCAAAAAAAGAAGCACCAGTATCAGGAACAAAGGAGATTTTGCAGGTTTATTTCATTGCCAGTTCTGCCAGAGTGCAGAGCTGGTAAAAAACTGACAAGAAGGCGGGTGAGAAGCCTGCCTTAGGGATCAGCATGAGCTGAAACCAATGGAGATGCAGCAGCATTCTGAAAGGAGATATTCCTGGGTTTTCGTCTTCTTAGGTACCAAAATTTAATATTACTGGTTGAGCTCAGATCAGTCTGTTCTGAATTGTGGAAGTTCTAGTTCAGAAAGTGCTAAAAAACACAGTAATGTTCTTCTTTGCACAGTTTGGTACTTAGCGTGTAGTGCTAgcattttggggttatttggcCAGGAAAATGAGCCAGAGGCATAAATTTGAGGTTATTTTTCATAAATACTCTCCTCTAACATTGAGAGATTTGTCAACAGTACAGGAAAATTGAGAAGTGCACTGGTTATTGAGATGTTCCTTGTGGTGTGTATTTAGTTCATTTTTCTTGTTGCAATAACCTGTTTAGTAATCGGGTTTTTAGGGGGAAGAAAACCTTCCCAAGAAGAGAATAGTCTTGGTCTTGTTGTGCCTGATAAAGAAGAGGAAAGGGTGATCTGCCAAAAAGATAACAGTAGCACCAAGACTTCGTGATGCCAGTGTTGCTGaactggcagctgctgcctctgtgcctTCTTCATTGACTTCCAGGTAACACTTGTGGAAAACTTGTGACAAAAACAGATCACCAGTCTTGGACATTGCTGTGAAATCAGCTTGACCTTCTGTGAAGGCATCTTGTATCCCCATCCTGCTCAAAGTAGACTTGAGGTCATATTTCTCTTCTAATGTGAACCTGGGCAGATAAACTTCCATGTTCATTTTCTCCATTAGTTCTGGATTTGTCCATGTAGACAAGTTTTCAAAAGTCAATTCTCTTTCTAGCTGCAGtaagtaaaaggaaaattagaaaattaagAAATGTTCAAAAACCTGTGCCCTATGtgctatttcttcttttaaatggATAACTTTTCAAGAGGTTTTAAGAGTACAAGGAAAACAGTAATGTAACAGCAGTTTGGAGATCTTTTTAACTAAAGGAGACTGTTGTTCTATGGTATATCAATGCAATATTTGAAATGTTCTCAGTAACTGTCAGGGAATATAGCACAGCTACAATCATCTGGTTGTTCTTCTGTTCCCAGGGCTGTCTTCCCCACATTTTAGAATTCACTGAAAAGAGCTTTCCCTTGCCCCCCCCCCACAAcatcttaaaaatgaaaatttcttaAGGGTTTGTTGTCCAAAAGCAGAATCAGGCTTTTTACAGAAGGTGGCAGTGTCCATACATATTAGTTCTGGACATCCTGGAACATAATAGAAGCTGCCCaatttttggtgggatttttccagaatgAAATCTTATCTGTCTGATTTGGTGTGGACAGTGGATCTAGCAAGGCTGGTTTTGTGTCCTCATTTTTGTTCTGCTGGAAAAGAGTCAGTCTTATGGGGTTTGGGTTACCTGTTTCCAGGACTTGTGAACTTTGGCAACCACAGACATTGGTTGGCTGGATTTCAAGACTAAGAAATCTAGTCTGAGCTTCAAGAGCTTCAAGCTCACAGTACCAGACCAGATTTGGGATTTGCTTTACCTTGAGCCTGATCAGTATACTCCTTCCACAAGCATGACTACAGCCTGGTCTTTTACCTCACACATGCATAAAGTAAGTAAATAACGACACTCTTACTTTTTATGTTCTCAGTTTTTTACCTTTTGTAAGCCAGAGATGTCACTTGGTAGCAGGATGAACATGCTGAGGTCGTTATTGACGTATGGAAGCTCAAGAACATCAGCCTGAACTGATTCTATGTAGTTTAAGTTAAATTTATCCCTCAGGTACATCATGGGCACTGATTTAGTTGTATGCTGCaacaaataaaatgaaatgttttacaTTTGTACTCTGAACAGTAAAAGGATTGAGTTAAAGTAGCACAGTGGATGTTTATTGTATTTACTCCACAAGCTGCCCAATGTGTCTGAGACATCCTTATGGGTAGGACACAGAACACAGGACCTTCAGAGGATCCTTGCAAGGCACTGGAAAGGCACTGGGAGGTGTGGCATGCTTTCTGAGCTGTCTCAGATGACACAGATTGTACGAAACTGTATTCCACTCTGATTTGCTGAATGGTAAAAGTGAAAATGTAAAGAACTAACCCATGCCccactttttttcctgtctttggAGAATGGAAGTCTTTTTTTGAAGTCACCTTCTGACAATTTCCTTGTGCCTCAAGGCCTGGTAGGTGTGTGCAATTTTAGTGCTGAAAGTGTGGTGAAATAAATATACTGAATACACTGTGTGCTTTAAATGAAATAACTATCCCGCCACATGGATTTAAAGGGTGACAGGATTCCAcacacccccacccccccccttctctccctccatctttttcaggtttttccACCTGCAGTGTAGGAAACAGGGCAGTGTATTGCCATACCATGTTTATTCTGAAAGGCCTTTGCCTGGTAGCTGCAGCTTCAAACTTTGTTGCCCAATTTCCTTTGAAGTAGAGTGCATTTATCAGGACTAGCCTGGTGAGTGAATCTACGGATCCAGGAGGCAGCAGATTCTGGATTTTACCTAGAGAAAACAGAGGGACATTCACACATCTGTGCAGTTTCACTGTTTCAGTCtaagtgctggcacagtttctggGGATATAAACCAGGGAAATTTTAAGTGCTGCCATAGCACTCATATAGCTTGAGattatttgcaaatatttagTTACTGGGGTAGTCTTGATTTACAAAGAAGAATAAGCCATATTCCTCACACACCGAGATGGAGGACACTAATTTTAGTAAGAGCTTGTTGGTAGATGAGTAATTCAGGAAAAGTCTGATTTAGCTTTCTGAGGTGAATTGTTTACCTGCCGTGGCCCCCTTGGGCAAAGAGAAACCAAAATGACTCCTTTTTGATTTGGAGAGGAGAGGCTGGAACTCACCTTCAGTCTGTTGTTCAACACTGGAATTGATGTCTCTCCTGATTGCATCTGCTGCTCCCACAAAGTCGACTGATTGTGGCTCCGCACCGTAGTATCTCTTGGCTAAAAATAAGTATTCCTGCAGTGCAATAGAGACACCTGACTTAGGTTTGCTGCCTGCCAATATGAGTACTACTACAGCCAGAGATGAAAATTGCATGGGCACAAGCACAGTGTTTTCCCAAAGGAACAAAGTATTTTTTAGTGGAAACATTAGATTTAAACCTTCTCATCTAATTACATCTACAAATCACTCTGAGATTAGATACGCATCCCAAAAAGCTAAAGTCTAAGGAAAAGTATAATAGAAAATGTTAAGGATAATAACATAATTTGCAAATGTAgcgaaaatatttaaaagtataTTGCTTATGTTGCCATAGGTAGATCATGAAGATTAAATGACACTGCATAATCTGAATAAAAGTCTCACCTTACTGAAAGGCAATGATTTTTCTCCATAAAGCTGGTTGACACTTTTAAGTAGGTAGTTTCTAGTGGGTTGGTTGATTTCAAAGCTGAGTGCTTTAAATCCAGGATGGATATTATCTGATTTGCCGATCTCTGTCTTGGAGAGAGAGAAATAGAAAGGACATTATTCATCTGTTGTGTAAAaatcctgttttttttccttcacacagATCCAAGTAAAGTATTTCTCTTCAGAATACTGTTACCTATATTACAACAGAAGAGGTGCTCTAAAGTGGacacccattaaaaaaataattttaaagtattAGAAGTTGCAGGTGTGGTATAGACACACATAGACACTCAGTGTGTGGGTATCTTGGAATGCAAGTGTTAAGAGCCTGAATTATGTAAAAATTTGAGGGTTTATAAGTGGATATTGTGAAACTTCGGATATCcagaaaacaaaaggcagagaatAATTCTTAAACAATGCATGAGATTTGGCTCTATCACTCCCTTAATTTATCAAAGTAGTGTTACATGGAAGGTTTGCCACTAAATTTCTTAATGTCTCTCTTAATATTTTAtagtttgaggtttttttatgtTTCAGTAATTGCAGTAAATTCTCTATATTGAAGTGACAGGTTTAAATAAATGTGGGTTCAGAGTCTTAAATGAGCTCAAGGAAGAAGCTGTGAATTAGTAAATTAAAAATCTGCACATGTGCTATATTAATCTCATCATTATATCAGAGTCAGAGGCATGAACAGACCCTTAAATCTCCAAAGTGTTAGAACCCATAGCACTACCCATAAGGCTAGCCATAGCACTCTGTAATTCTTACAGTGAGGACAAGTATTGCTCATGAGGAACAATCCCTTTCCTGTTCATGCAGTGCAAATGAGATGTTGACATAAGCTCTAAAATAAATCTTCCCACCATGGGATTTGGCTGTGGGATGCAGATCCATTCATCAAAACTAGCAGCAGTTGGGTTTTGTGGGCAGACTGCAGGGAAACAGCTCACGCCCTTAAAGAATAAGGATGACGGAAAGAGCAAGGAGAAGAGTTTGATATCACCATCTTTGAATTGTAAACTAGGAAAAATTTACAGACTTTACAGACTCAGAGGGATTACATTTGCTCTTCTGTATTGTTCTGCTATGTTAAATTACATACAAATTGGGACAAATTGCCTGCCAGTATGACAAAGGCTTATCTCA is a window from the Passer domesticus isolate bPasDom1 chromosome 1, bPasDom1.hap1, whole genome shotgun sequence genome containing:
- the LOC135304358 gene encoding serpin B10-like, which encodes MDTLNKANTSFALDFFKQQLQEDGDKNILFSPWSISSALATVYLGAKGNTADQMAKVLHFNQAEGAKNVTTTIRMQVYARTEESLSNRRACFQKTEIGKSDNIHPGFKALSFEINQPTRNYLLKSVNQLYGEKSLPFSKEYLFLAKRYYGAEPQSVDFVGAADAIRRDINSSVEQQTEGKIQNLLPPGSVDSLTRLVLINALYFKGNWATKFEAAATRQRPFRINMHTTKSVPMMYLRDKFNLNYIESVQADVLELPYVNNDLSMFILLPSDISGLQKLERELTFENLSTWTNPELMEKMNMEVYLPRFTLEEKYDLKSTLSRMGIQDAFTEGQADFTAMSKTGDLFLSQVFHKCYLEVNEEGTEAAAASSATLASRSLGATVIFLADHPFLFFIRHNKTKTILFLGRFSSP